One segment of Streptomyces sp. XD-27 DNA contains the following:
- a CDS encoding amino acid adenylation domain-containing protein has product MWLAQKMTPDALNHAMIMWDVDGELDPAAMESAFRHVLGEAEVLRVNFVDDGNGLRLVPRELGDWRPFFLDLSVAADPEQAAREALTDMVRKPYDLERDLLFRLGVVTLAANRSLVVITYHHLISDGYGAAGLLSRRLAEVYTALVRGAEVPEPPHTWDAESFAALAAEYRASPASADDTEFWRDYLKDAPAPAQVPRVALSESMESALREPMSGADRWSEVADAIGMVSRTLTVPRAEADAWTEAAKSMGMWMSSMLTAAAAVYLRHRCDRPEFLLSLAVGNRVGAASRTPGLAVNVVPVRVRVPLGATLSDIADSVSDETYEIFDHAACHYSEIQRASGAVLSGRGSFGAVMNVTEFAEQLHFADSPARYLCATTGTFDELSIAVGTDGSPESDLCIRLDAPAGLYSRAELRFIGEELIAYIRAVTAADPQSPIGALDVLSGAQRDQVLTAPNDTDAPLPGLTVPELFARQVQRTPDAVAVDSGDSTVSYRELDERSSRLAEALRRHHVGPETVVAVAMPRSVDLAVALLGVAKAGGAYVPVDPAFPVEQIESLVRDSSSRVLLTDAKTAAALPADLAAPTVLFDDTHSDTTADGDGARETLVPPHQDNLLAVTYDNESTGAATGAAVTHRNMERFVLDRHWRDSTSDTVLWHAPLTSDALAIELWVPLLNGGRVVVAPPGELDIDALPALRTAHQISTVWLPAALFSSIAAERPECVAGFREVWTGGDRVSAAALRRVREACPGLTIVNGHGPTETTVFATRHRLTADEAAHHASALGRPMDNTALYVLGPGLAPVPAGVTGELYVAGPGLTRGYPGRPGQTAERFVPCPFGPDGGLMYRTGHRVRWATDGRLDHVGRADSQAEIRGVRVEATEVEETLSEHPGLAQSVVAVGTDDSGQQRLVAYVVPVGGPDLTVGLSVEELRRFVAGRLPEYMVPTAFVTLARLPMTADGRVARTTLPEPTFDDEQYRAPRNHVERVLAEAFADVLEVDRVGIDDDFFDLGGNSLRAISLVSQIRAELNQEVSIRTLFAVRTVAGLSDTWKDLAQSSRPTLGRRTKDGEVL; this is encoded by the coding sequence ATGTGGCTGGCGCAGAAAATGACTCCCGATGCGCTGAACCACGCGATGATCATGTGGGACGTAGACGGTGAGCTGGACCCGGCGGCCATGGAATCCGCGTTCCGACACGTCCTCGGCGAGGCGGAGGTGCTGCGCGTCAACTTCGTCGACGACGGCAACGGGCTGCGCCTCGTACCTCGTGAACTGGGCGACTGGCGCCCCTTCTTCCTGGACCTCAGCGTCGCGGCCGACCCCGAGCAGGCGGCGCGCGAAGCACTCACCGACATGGTGCGCAAGCCCTACGACCTGGAACGGGACCTGCTGTTCCGCCTCGGCGTGGTCACCCTCGCGGCGAACCGCTCCCTCGTAGTGATCACGTACCACCACCTCATATCGGATGGATACGGGGCGGCGGGCCTGCTGTCGCGGCGCCTCGCCGAGGTGTACACGGCGCTCGTGCGCGGTGCCGAGGTACCCGAGCCGCCGCACACCTGGGACGCCGAGTCGTTCGCGGCCCTGGCGGCGGAGTACCGCGCCTCCCCGGCATCCGCCGACGACACGGAGTTCTGGCGGGACTATCTGAAGGACGCGCCCGCGCCCGCGCAGGTCCCGCGCGTCGCCCTGTCCGAGTCGATGGAGTCCGCGCTCCGCGAACCGATGAGCGGCGCCGACCGCTGGTCGGAAGTGGCCGACGCCATCGGCATGGTGAGCCGGACGCTGACCGTCCCGCGCGCCGAGGCGGACGCCTGGACCGAGGCCGCGAAGTCCATGGGCATGTGGATGTCGTCGATGCTGACCGCGGCCGCCGCCGTGTACCTCCGGCACCGCTGCGACCGCCCGGAGTTCCTCCTCTCGCTGGCCGTCGGCAACCGGGTCGGCGCGGCGAGCAGGACACCCGGTCTCGCGGTGAACGTGGTGCCGGTGCGGGTCAGGGTCCCGCTCGGCGCGACCCTCAGCGACATCGCCGACTCGGTGAGCGACGAGACGTACGAGATCTTCGACCACGCCGCCTGCCACTACTCCGAGATCCAGCGCGCCAGCGGAGCCGTCCTCAGCGGCCGCGGCAGCTTCGGCGCCGTCATGAACGTCACCGAATTCGCGGAGCAACTCCACTTCGCCGACAGCCCGGCCCGCTACCTCTGCGCGACCACCGGAACCTTCGACGAACTGTCGATCGCCGTCGGCACCGACGGAAGCCCCGAAAGCGACCTGTGCATCCGGCTCGACGCCCCCGCGGGCCTGTACTCCCGCGCGGAACTGCGCTTCATCGGCGAGGAGCTGATCGCCTACATCCGCGCCGTGACGGCCGCCGACCCGCAGTCGCCCATCGGCGCCCTTGACGTACTCAGCGGCGCCCAGCGGGACCAGGTACTGACGGCACCGAACGACACGGACGCGCCGCTGCCGGGGCTGACCGTTCCCGAACTGTTCGCCCGCCAGGTGCAGCGGACTCCCGACGCCGTCGCCGTGGACTCCGGCGACTCGACGGTCTCGTACCGGGAACTGGACGAGCGGTCGAGCCGCCTGGCCGAGGCGCTGCGACGCCACCACGTCGGACCCGAAACGGTCGTGGCGGTGGCGATGCCCCGATCGGTGGACCTCGCCGTCGCCCTCCTCGGGGTGGCGAAAGCGGGCGGAGCCTACGTTCCCGTCGACCCCGCGTTCCCGGTGGAGCAGATCGAATCGCTGGTCCGTGACTCCTCCTCGCGCGTCCTGCTCACCGACGCGAAGACAGCCGCAGCTCTCCCCGCCGACCTGGCCGCGCCGACGGTCCTGTTCGACGACACCCACTCAGACACCACCGCCGACGGTGACGGTGCGCGGGAGACTCTGGTCCCGCCGCACCAGGACAACCTGCTGGCCGTGACGTACGACAACGAATCCACCGGTGCCGCCACCGGAGCCGCCGTCACACACCGGAACATGGAGCGCTTCGTCCTGGACCGCCACTGGCGGGACAGCACCTCCGACACCGTGCTGTGGCACGCGCCGCTCACCTCCGACGCGCTCGCCATCGAACTGTGGGTGCCGCTCCTGAACGGCGGCCGGGTGGTCGTGGCCCCTCCCGGAGAACTGGACATCGACGCGCTGCCCGCGCTGCGCACCGCACACCAGATCTCCACGGTGTGGCTGCCCGCGGCCCTGTTCTCGTCGATCGCCGCGGAACGCCCCGAGTGCGTCGCCGGGTTCCGCGAGGTGTGGACCGGCGGTGACCGCGTATCCGCGGCCGCGCTGCGACGCGTACGGGAGGCATGCCCCGGGCTGACGATCGTCAACGGCCACGGCCCCACCGAAACGACGGTGTTCGCCACCCGCCACCGCCTGACCGCGGACGAGGCGGCCCACCACGCGAGCGCCCTCGGCCGCCCCATGGACAACACCGCCCTCTACGTGCTGGGGCCGGGCCTCGCGCCCGTACCCGCGGGCGTGACCGGAGAGCTGTACGTCGCCGGTCCCGGCCTGACACGCGGGTACCCCGGACGGCCCGGGCAGACCGCCGAGCGGTTCGTGCCCTGCCCGTTCGGCCCCGACGGCGGGCTCATGTACCGCACCGGACACCGGGTGCGGTGGGCAACTGACGGCCGCCTCGACCACGTGGGCCGGGCCGACTCCCAGGCGGAGATACGCGGTGTCCGCGTCGAAGCAACCGAGGTCGAAGAGACCCTGTCCGAACACCCCGGCCTCGCGCAGTCAGTCGTGGCCGTCGGCACGGACGACTCCGGACAGCAGCGACTCGTGGCCTACGTAGTCCCGGTCGGCGGCCCCGACCTCACGGTCGGCCTCTCCGTCGAGGAACTGCGCCGGTTCGTCGCGGGACGGCTCCCGGAGTACATGGTGCCAACGGCGTTCGTGACCCTGGCACGCCTGCCGATGACGGCCGACGGCAGGGTGGCCAGGACGACGCTGCCGGAACCGACGTTCGACGACGAGCAGTACCGGGCACCGCGCAACCACGTCGAGCGCGTCCTGGCCGAAGCGTTCGCCGACGTCCTCGAAGTGGACCGGGTCGGCATCGACGACGACTTCTTCGACCTCGGAGGCAACTCGCTGCGGGCCATCAGCCTGGTCAGCCAGATCCGGGCGGAGCTGAACCAGGAGGTGTCCATCCGCACGCTGTTCGCGGTGCGCACCGTCGCCGGCCTGTCAGACACCTGGAAGGACCTCGCCCAGTCCAGCAGGCCAACCCTGGGCCGCAGGACCAAGGACGGCGAAGTCCTCTGA